A region of the Stieleria neptunia genome:
ATAGTGGGTGGGAAACGTCCCAGCGAAAACGCACTGGTAGGCGCGTTCCAAGCAGACCTCCGGCGAGGTGTAGTTGCCCGTAAAGACGACGTACGGCCCGCGTTCGTATCCGCCGTGCTCGATATTCAAGATCGGTTTGCCCGGGATCGCTTCCCAGACGTTCCTCATCACACCGTAAAGCTCTGAACTCCACAATTGCACCGAAACAAAATCGATGTTCTGTGGGAATCGACGACAATAACCGTAGTCGTGAACGGTGATCAAACGCTTGAATGCGTCCAGCCCTCGCAATCGTTCGATCCGTTGGTGAATGTAGTTGACGTCATTGTGCCCGTACCCCAACGCTTCTTTGGAAACGTCCCAGATCAAATTCGGATACGCCTGGTAGCGGCTGACGACGTAGTCAAAATAACGATTATCGTCTGCCGAGTTGGCTGCCGGCCAATTGACGCGTTTGTTCCAGACATAGACCATCAGGTGGGCGACGATCCCCTTTTGGTCGAGGTATTCGATGACGCGGTCGAGTCGTTGAAAATACTCGACATTCAGCTGCGAATGTTCGGGCGAGTCATTGTTTCCGCCGAACGGAAAAACGCTCGGGCTGCCATAATCACCTTCGTCCGTCAGTCGCGAGTCTTTTTTCCAATTGACGTCGTACGCAAAGACATTCATCACGACTTGGTTGAAACCGTTGGCCGCGAGTGCATCGACCAACTTACGCGTCTTCGGAATCTGGTTCGGGTTCTCGGCATCGAGCGCGAACAACCAATCGGATTCGAAAGCGATCGGGTAATACGTTTCGCCGTTCTCGTATCGGAACTGACGCGGTGATCGGGAGTCGATCACGATGCCTCCCTTGCGTCCGTCCCCGGCGGCCGTGACTTTTAATTCCCCGGATTTACCGTCCAACGCCGCCTGAGAGGCGCGCGTGACGTAGGTCCAACGGCCTGTCGAAGGCGGCGTGAAACGAACCCGGTACTCGTCGTTTCCGTTGTAGAAACCCGGCACGTCGAAGCGATCTCCCGATTCATTGCTGAACGTCGCGCCGAATTCAACGTCGACGGGTCGATCGGAAAGTGATTCCACTCTAAACCGAATGTCGGCGACGTCCCATTGGCGTGCGGAAATGGTCTCGCCATTTTGGTGGTCGAACGTCTCCGCCGCCGCCGCTTGCAGCACGAATCCAAACGACAACGCGACGATCAGACAACAACGGGCAAGTTTCATCATTGCGAGGGAATCATTCAGGCGGAACAGGGGGAGGGAAGCCGAGGGACGCACATCATATTCACTGTCGGCGGGGGCCGTCAGCCGATGCAGGCTCGTCATCGTCAATTCGCAAGGATTCATACCGAATCTGATTCAATTCGCTTTTTGTGGAGAAGGTTGGCAACCACAGGCGGACCCGATTTTGATACTATCGGTAATCGTCGCCGAATCGTTTTTTGAGATCGGCTTCTTCGATCGA
Encoded here:
- a CDS encoding DUF5060 domain-containing protein; this translates as MTSLHRLTAPADSEYDVRPSASLPLFRLNDSLAMMKLARCCLIVALSFGFVLQAAAAETFDHQNGETISARQWDVADIRFRVESLSDRPVDVEFGATFSNESGDRFDVPGFYNGNDEYRVRFTPPSTGRWTYVTRASQAALDGKSGELKVTAAGDGRKGGIVIDSRSPRQFRYENGETYYPIAFESDWLFALDAENPNQIPKTRKLVDALAANGFNQVVMNVFAYDVNWKKDSRLTDEGDYGSPSVFPFGGNNDSPEHSQLNVEYFQRLDRVIEYLDQKGIVAHLMVYVWNKRVNWPAANSADDNRYFDYVVSRYQAYPNLIWDVSKEALGYGHNDVNYIHQRIERLRGLDAFKRLITVHDYGYCRRFPQNIDFVSVQLWSSELYGVMRNVWEAIPGKPILNIEHGGYERGPYVVFTGNYTSPEVCLERAYQCVFAGTFPTHYWQGAAWNVVIADIDALPPESRPRLDYYRHLRTLVDRYDLGNLIAGDKKSNAGFCLHDGKGLHVYYVPKECEFVGLRLPSETRGQTMTTTWFNPFDGTFGEPSKQEIVQWPAVAKPGDGFRILILKIESDANAK